The Edaphobacter sp. 12200R-103 genome contains a region encoding:
- a CDS encoding DUF4440 domain-containing protein produces MTSAQLQEHLHSLEERLLHPDRETSRGQLASLLAPEFKEFCTSGRIFNFNQLVHALNSSSARSATMSHFYVNALGENAALATYHVTTANSTSHHSSIWVKRGDQWQMLFHQGTIAA; encoded by the coding sequence ATGACCTCGGCACAGTTACAGGAACACCTTCACTCCCTTGAGGAACGCCTGCTTCATCCGGACCGCGAGACGAGCCGCGGCCAACTGGCCTCCCTTCTTGCTCCTGAGTTCAAAGAGTTCTGCACCTCGGGCCGTATCTTCAACTTCAACCAACTGGTCCATGCCCTGAACTCAAGCTCGGCGCGCAGTGCCACCATGAGCCACTTCTACGTCAATGCGCTGGGAGAAAACGCGGCGCTGGCGACCTATCACGTGACGACGGCCAACTCGACCTCGCACCACTCCTCCATCTGGGTCAAGCGTGGTGACCAGTGGCAGATGCTCTTTCACCAGGGAACGATCGCGGCCTGA